A window of Pseudomonas guangdongensis contains these coding sequences:
- a CDS encoding pyridoxal phosphate-dependent aminotransferase, whose product MQVSKSNKLANVCYDIRGPVLKHAKRLEDEGQRILKLNIGNPAPFGFEAPEEILQDVIRNLPISQGYSDSKGLFSARKAVMQYYQQKQVEGVGIEDIYLGNGVSELIVMVLQALLNNGDEVLIPAPDYPLWTAATALAGGKPVHYLCDEQANWYPDIADIKAKVTSNTKAILLINPNNPTGAVYPKEVLEQIVEVARQHNLVIFSDEIYDKILYDDAQHICTASLAPDVLCLTFNGLSKSYRVAGFRSGWVVISGPKHKAKSYIEGIDILANMRLCANVPAQHAIQTALGGYQSINDLVLPGGRLLEQRNRTWELLNDIPGVSCVKPMGALYAFPKIDPKVCPIHNDEKFVLDLLLSEKLLIVQGTAFNWPWPDHFRVVTLPRVDDLEQAIGRIGNFLKTYRQ is encoded by the coding sequence ATGCAGGTCAGCAAATCCAACAAGCTCGCCAACGTCTGCTACGACATCCGCGGGCCGGTACTCAAGCACGCCAAGCGCCTCGAAGACGAAGGCCAGCGCATCCTCAAGCTGAACATCGGCAACCCGGCGCCGTTCGGCTTCGAGGCGCCGGAGGAAATCCTCCAGGACGTGATCCGCAACCTGCCGATCTCCCAGGGCTACAGCGACTCCAAGGGTCTGTTCAGCGCGCGCAAGGCGGTGATGCAGTACTACCAGCAGAAGCAGGTGGAAGGCGTCGGCATCGAGGACATCTACCTCGGCAACGGCGTGTCCGAACTGATCGTCATGGTCCTGCAGGCCCTGCTCAACAACGGCGACGAAGTGCTGATCCCGGCGCCCGACTATCCGCTGTGGACCGCGGCCACCGCACTGGCCGGCGGCAAGCCGGTGCACTACCTGTGCGACGAGCAGGCCAACTGGTACCCGGACATCGCCGATATCAAGGCCAAGGTCACCAGCAACACCAAGGCGATCCTGCTGATCAACCCGAACAACCCGACCGGCGCGGTGTATCCCAAGGAAGTGCTGGAGCAGATCGTCGAGGTCGCCCGCCAGCACAACCTGGTGATCTTCTCCGACGAGATCTACGACAAGATCCTCTACGACGACGCCCAGCACATCTGCACCGCCTCGCTGGCGCCCGACGTGCTGTGCCTGACCTTCAACGGCCTGTCCAAGTCCTACCGGGTCGCCGGCTTCCGTTCCGGCTGGGTGGTCATCTCCGGTCCCAAGCACAAGGCCAAGAGCTACATCGAGGGCATCGACATCCTCGCCAACATGCGCCTGTGCGCCAACGTGCCGGCGCAGCACGCGATCCAGACCGCGCTCGGCGGCTACCAGAGCATCAACGACCTGGTGCTGCCCGGCGGGCGCCTGCTCGAACAGCGCAACCGCACCTGGGAGCTGCTCAACGACATTCCCGGGGTCAGCTGCGTCAAGCCGATGGGCGCGCTGTACGCCTTCCCGAAGATCGACCCCAAGGTCTGCCCGATCCACAACGACGAGAAGTTCGTCCTCGACCTGCTGCTCTCCGAAAAGCTGCTGATCGTCCAGGGCACTGCCTTCAACTGGCCGTGGCCGGACCACTTCCGCGTCGTCACCCTGCCGCGGGTCGACGACCTGGAACAGGCCATCGGCCGTATCGGCAACTTCCTCAAGACCTACCGCCAGTGA
- a CDS encoding DUF2157 domain-containing protein, whose product MPLDRDQAQQRADDIQAFQRELQRLRREHALQLDGAQERRLDAHHRQLLDDYRQRFDIDQDRRARQLSLGMRIASLLGALALAASVLFLFYQFWGLFGTATQVALLAGAALGSLLLTFAVRERDSSGYFSTLAAMLAFACLVLNTVMLGQIFNLTPSDHALLAWAAFALLLAYACHSRLLLGCGLLCLLAFLAAHTGTWSGVYWLNMAEFPEHFLPAGLLLFAAPRWLPQWRFAGFAPLYRVFGLLALLVPVLVLGHWGQGSHLPWPVAIVEVFYQVLGFLIAGGAIWLGSRRDWPETLNTGLGFFILLLYIRLFDWCWTLLPRYLFFLLLSLIAVLTLLVLRRLRHARPGGRDA is encoded by the coding sequence ATGCCCCTCGACCGCGACCAGGCCCAGCAACGGGCCGACGACATCCAGGCCTTCCAGCGCGAGCTGCAGCGCCTGCGCCGCGAGCACGCCCTGCAGCTCGACGGCGCGCAGGAGCGCCGCCTGGATGCCCACCACCGCCAGCTGCTCGACGACTATCGCCAGCGCTTCGACATCGATCAGGACCGCCGCGCCCGCCAGCTGTCGCTGGGCATGCGCATCGCCTCGCTGCTCGGCGCCCTGGCCCTGGCCGCCAGCGTGCTGTTCCTGTTCTACCAGTTCTGGGGACTGTTCGGCACCGCCACCCAGGTCGCCCTGCTCGCCGGCGCCGCGCTGGGCAGCCTGCTGCTGACCTTCGCCGTGCGCGAGCGCGACAGCTCGGGCTACTTCAGCACGCTCGCGGCGATGCTCGCCTTCGCCTGCCTGGTGCTGAACACGGTGATGCTCGGGCAGATCTTCAACCTCACGCCCAGCGACCATGCCCTGCTGGCCTGGGCGGCGTTCGCCCTGCTGCTGGCCTATGCCTGCCACAGCCGCCTCTTGCTGGGCTGCGGCCTGCTCTGCCTGCTGGCCTTCCTCGCCGCGCACACCGGCACCTGGAGCGGGGTCTACTGGCTGAACATGGCCGAGTTCCCCGAGCACTTCCTGCCCGCCGGCCTGCTGCTGTTCGCCGCGCCGCGCTGGCTGCCGCAATGGCGCTTCGCCGGCTTCGCGCCGCTCTACCGGGTGTTCGGTCTGCTCGCCCTGCTGGTGCCGGTCCTGGTGCTGGGCCACTGGGGCCAGGGCAGCCACCTGCCCTGGCCGGTCGCAATCGTCGAGGTCTTCTACCAGGTGCTCGGCTTCCTCATCGCCGGCGGCGCCATCTGGCTCGGCAGCCGCCGCGACTGGCCGGAGACGCTCAACACCGGCCTGGGTTTCTTCATCCTGCTCCTCTACATCCGGCTGTTCGACTGGTGCTGGACACTGCTGCCGAGGTACCTGTTCTTCCTGCTGCTCAGCCTGATCGCCGTGCTGACCCTGCTGGTGCTGCGCCGCCTGCGCCACGCGCGCCCGGGAGGTCGCGACGCATGA
- the cbiB gene encoding adenosylcobinamide-phosphate synthase CbiB, whose amino-acid sequence MSLGLALCAGVALDVALGEPRRHHPLVLFGRLAERLEARFNAHGGGWRSHGVSAWCLAVLPLTVLTWGLVQLPLLGGALEILALYAALGLRSLHEHALPVLDALRRGDLPAARAGVARVVSRDTSALDEHGVARAATESVLENGSDAVFAALFWFAVAGAPGVVLYRLANTLDAMWGYRTERFERFGWAAARIDDALNYVPARLTALTYALLGQTRRALACWRRQAPQWDSPNAGPVMAAGAGALGVELGGAAVYHGEVHQRPALGEGAPADAESIAGALSLLRRGVALWLVVVLLGGWLHA is encoded by the coding sequence ATGAGCCTGGGTCTGGCCCTGTGCGCCGGCGTGGCGCTGGACGTGGCCCTCGGCGAGCCGCGCCGCCATCACCCGCTGGTGCTGTTCGGCCGCCTGGCCGAGCGTCTGGAAGCGCGCTTCAACGCCCACGGCGGCGGCTGGCGCAGCCACGGCGTCAGCGCCTGGTGCCTGGCGGTGCTGCCGCTCACCGTGCTGACCTGGGGGCTGGTGCAGCTGCCGCTGCTCGGCGGGGCGCTGGAGATCCTCGCCCTCTATGCGGCGCTGGGCCTGCGCAGCCTGCACGAGCACGCCCTGCCGGTGCTCGACGCCCTGCGTCGTGGCGACCTGCCGGCGGCGCGCGCCGGCGTGGCGCGGGTGGTCAGCCGCGATACCTCTGCGCTCGATGAGCACGGCGTGGCCCGCGCCGCCACCGAGTCGGTGCTGGAGAACGGCAGCGACGCGGTGTTCGCCGCGCTGTTCTGGTTCGCCGTGGCCGGCGCGCCGGGGGTGGTGCTCTACCGCCTGGCCAACACCCTCGACGCCATGTGGGGCTACCGCACCGAGCGTTTCGAACGCTTCGGCTGGGCGGCGGCGCGCATCGACGATGCGCTCAACTACGTGCCGGCGCGCCTCACCGCGCTGACCTACGCGCTGCTCGGCCAGACCCGCCGCGCGCTGGCCTGCTGGCGCCGCCAGGCGCCGCAGTGGGACAGCCCCAACGCCGGGCCGGTGATGGCTGCCGGCGCCGGGGCCCTTGGCGTCGAGCTGGGTGGCGCGGCGGTCTACCACGGCGAAGTCCACCAGCGCCCGGCGCTGGGTGAAGGCGCGCCGGCCGATGCCGAGAGCATCGCCGGCGCGCTCAGCCTGCTGCGCCGCGGCGTGGCGCTGTGGCTGGTCGTCGTGCTGCTGGGAGGCTGGCTGCATGCTTGA
- the cobC gene encoding alpha-ribazole phosphatase family protein gives MILDLLRHGETEQGGGLRGRIDDALTARGWQQMRAAVPAATPWQAVVSSPLQRCAAFAAELAAQRGLPLHLEPGLRELDFGAWDGRSAVELMETDAEALGRFWTDPYAFTPPQGEPLVDFEARILAALQALHARFAARQLLLVTHGGVMRLLLARARGLPRGDLLQVEVGHGALCRLQVAASDATGLRLRE, from the coding sequence ATGATCCTCGACCTGTTGCGCCACGGCGAAACCGAGCAGGGCGGCGGCCTGCGCGGGCGTATCGACGACGCCCTGACCGCGCGCGGCTGGCAGCAGATGCGCGCCGCCGTGCCTGCGGCGACGCCCTGGCAGGCGGTGGTCAGCTCGCCGCTGCAGCGCTGCGCGGCCTTTGCCGCCGAGCTGGCCGCGCAGCGCGGTCTGCCGTTGCACCTGGAGCCTGGCCTGCGCGAGCTGGACTTCGGCGCCTGGGACGGGCGCAGCGCCGTCGAGCTGATGGAAACCGATGCCGAGGCGTTGGGCCGCTTCTGGACCGATCCCTATGCCTTCACCCCGCCGCAGGGCGAGCCGCTGGTCGACTTCGAGGCGCGCATTCTCGCTGCGTTGCAGGCGCTACATGCGCGCTTCGCCGCGCGCCAGCTGCTGCTGGTCACCCACGGCGGGGTGATGCGCCTGCTGCTGGCCCGCGCTCGCGGTCTGCCGCGCGGCGACCTGCTGCAGGTGGAGGTGGGGCATGGCGCCTTGTGCCGGCTGCAGGTCGCCGCGTCGGACGCCACGGGGCTGCGCCTGCGCGAGTAG
- the htpX gene encoding protease HtpX, with protein sequence MMRILLFLATNLAVLVIASITLKLLGVDRFTGQNYGSLLIYCAVFGFAGSLVSLFISKWMAKMSTGTEIISQPRTRHEQWLLQTVEQLSREAGIKMPEVGIFPAYEANAFATGWNRNDALVAVSQGLLERFSPDEVKAVLAHEIGHVANGDMVTLSLIQGVVNTFVMFFARIFGNFVDKVVLKNEEGNGIGYFVATIFAELVLGILASIIVMWFSRKREYRADEAGADLAGTGAMIAALQRLRAEQELPVQMPSSLTAFGINGGLKHGLAGLLMSHPPLEERIEALQRRAR encoded by the coding sequence ATGATGCGCATCCTGTTGTTCCTGGCCACTAACCTGGCCGTGCTGGTGATTGCCAGCATCACTCTCAAGCTGCTCGGGGTCGACCGCTTCACCGGCCAGAACTACGGCAGCCTGCTGATCTACTGCGCCGTGTTCGGTTTCGCCGGCTCCCTGGTCTCGCTGTTCATCTCCAAGTGGATGGCGAAGATGAGCACCGGCACCGAGATCATCAGCCAGCCGCGCACCCGCCACGAGCAGTGGCTGCTGCAGACCGTCGAGCAGCTGTCGCGCGAGGCCGGGATCAAGATGCCCGAGGTCGGCATCTTCCCCGCCTACGAGGCCAACGCCTTCGCCACCGGCTGGAACCGCAACGACGCCCTGGTCGCCGTCAGCCAGGGTCTGCTCGAGCGCTTCTCGCCGGACGAGGTCAAGGCCGTACTGGCCCACGAGATCGGCCACGTGGCCAACGGCGACATGGTCACCCTGTCGCTGATCCAGGGCGTGGTGAACACCTTCGTGATGTTCTTCGCGCGGATCTTCGGCAACTTCGTCGACAAGGTGGTGCTCAAGAACGAGGAAGGCAACGGCATCGGCTACTTCGTGGCGACCATCTTCGCCGAACTGGTGCTGGGCATCCTGGCCAGCATCATCGTCATGTGGTTCTCGCGCAAGCGCGAATACCGTGCCGACGAAGCCGGCGCCGACCTGGCCGGCACCGGCGCGATGATCGCCGCCCTGCAACGCCTGCGCGCCGAGCAGGAGCTGCCGGTGCAGATGCCCTCCAGCCTGACCGCCTTCGGCATCAACGGCGGCCTCAAGCACGGCCTGGCCGGCCTCTTGATGAGCCACCCGCCGCTGGAAGAGCGCATCGAGGCCCTGCAGCGCCGCGCTCGCTGA
- the cobT gene encoding nicotinate-nucleotide--dimethylbenzimidazole phosphoribosyltransferase has product MNEQWWLAACQPVDHVARQKAGQRQARLTKPSGSLGRLESLAVELAGLQGRECPHLEQPWIAVFAGDHGVVAEGVSAYPQAVTRQMLHNFVAGGAAISVLAHQLQARLEVIDLGTVGGEPLGGVHSYALGPGTANFTQGPAMSVAQCVAALDAGRASVERARQVCAGLYIGGEMGIGNTTAAAALGCALLDLPALALTGPGTGLDAAGLSHKQRVIDSALLLHQHAGSEPFEVLRRLGGFEIAALAGAFVACAQHGLPVLVDGFITTVAALCAVRLNPACRPWLLFGHRSAEPGHALVLQALKAEPLLDLGLRLGEGSGAALAVPLLRLACSLHGGMATFEEAQVSDRPA; this is encoded by the coding sequence ATGAACGAGCAGTGGTGGCTGGCCGCGTGCCAGCCGGTGGACCATGTGGCGCGGCAGAAGGCCGGCCAGCGTCAGGCGCGGCTGACCAAGCCGAGCGGCTCGCTGGGCCGTCTGGAGTCGCTGGCGGTCGAGCTGGCCGGTCTGCAGGGGCGCGAGTGTCCACACCTGGAGCAGCCGTGGATCGCGGTGTTCGCCGGCGATCACGGGGTGGTTGCGGAGGGCGTGTCGGCCTACCCGCAGGCGGTGACCCGGCAGATGCTGCACAACTTCGTCGCCGGCGGCGCGGCGATCAGCGTGCTGGCCCATCAGTTGCAGGCACGCCTGGAGGTGATCGACCTGGGTACCGTCGGCGGCGAGCCGCTGGGTGGCGTACACAGCTACGCGCTGGGGCCGGGCACCGCCAACTTCACCCAGGGGCCGGCGATGAGCGTGGCGCAGTGCGTCGCCGCGCTGGACGCCGGGCGAGCCAGCGTCGAGCGGGCGCGACAGGTATGCGCCGGGCTGTACATCGGCGGCGAGATGGGCATCGGCAACACCACCGCGGCCGCCGCGCTGGGCTGCGCGCTGCTCGATCTGCCGGCGCTGGCGCTGACCGGGCCGGGTACCGGACTCGACGCGGCGGGGCTGTCCCACAAGCAGCGGGTGATCGACAGCGCGCTGCTGCTGCACCAGCACGCCGGCAGCGAGCCCTTCGAGGTGCTGCGGCGCCTGGGCGGCTTCGAGATCGCCGCGCTGGCCGGCGCCTTCGTCGCCTGTGCCCAGCACGGCCTGCCGGTGCTGGTCGACGGCTTCATCACCACGGTCGCCGCGCTGTGTGCGGTGCGCCTCAACCCGGCCTGCCGGCCGTGGCTGTTGTTCGGCCACCGCAGCGCCGAGCCGGGCCACGCCCTGGTGCTGCAGGCGCTCAAGGCCGAGCCGTTGCTCGATCTGGGCCTGCGTCTGGGCGAGGGCAGCGGCGCGGCGCTGGCGGTGCCGCTGCTGCGCCTGGCCTGCAGCCTGCACGGCGGCATGGCGACCTTCGAGGAGGCGCAGGTCAGCGACCGTCCGGCATGA
- the msrB gene encoding peptide-methionine (R)-S-oxide reductase MsrB — MQKVEKTLEQWRDELSESQFQICRLKGTERAFSGEYYHCKTPGVYRCACCAAPLFDSDAKYDSGSGWPSYFQPVSPEALRREEDFAHGMHRIEVLCARCDAHLGHVFPDGPEPTGLRYCINSAALRLEARE; from the coding sequence ATGCAGAAGGTGGAAAAAACCCTGGAGCAGTGGCGCGACGAGCTGTCGGAAAGCCAGTTCCAGATATGCCGGCTCAAGGGAACCGAGCGGGCGTTCAGCGGCGAGTACTACCACTGCAAGACCCCCGGCGTGTACCGCTGTGCCTGCTGCGCCGCGCCGCTGTTCGATTCCGACGCCAAGTACGATTCGGGCAGCGGCTGGCCGAGCTACTTCCAGCCGGTGTCGCCCGAGGCGCTGCGCCGCGAGGAGGATTTCGCCCACGGCATGCACCGCATCGAGGTGCTCTGCGCGCGCTGCGACGCCCATCTGGGCCATGTGTTCCCCGACGGTCCGGAGCCGACCGGGCTGCGCTACTGCATCAACTCGGCTGCGCTGCGCCTGGAGGCGCGCGAATGA
- the cobU gene encoding bifunctional adenosylcobinamide kinase/adenosylcobinamide-phosphate guanylyltransferase, protein MLELILGGARSGKSRLAERLALESGLAVSYIATAQPGDGEMAARIAHHRARRPADWELVEEPLQLMAVLRDRAAENRCLLVDCLTLWLTNLLWIDDGMHLAGQRDALLDGIATLPGRIILVGNETGLGVVPLGELTRRYVDEAGWLHQALAERAQRVAFCVAGLPMILKGEAL, encoded by the coding sequence ATGCTTGAACTGATCCTCGGCGGCGCCCGTTCCGGCAAGAGCCGCCTGGCCGAGCGCCTGGCGCTGGAGTCCGGGCTGGCGGTCAGCTACATCGCCACCGCCCAGCCCGGCGACGGCGAGATGGCCGCGCGCATCGCCCATCACCGCGCGCGGCGTCCGGCCGACTGGGAGCTGGTCGAGGAGCCGCTGCAACTGATGGCGGTGCTGCGCGACCGTGCGGCGGAAAATCGCTGCCTGCTGGTCGATTGCCTGACGCTATGGTTGACCAATCTGCTATGGATTGATGACGGCATGCACCTCGCCGGCCAGCGCGACGCCCTGCTCGACGGCATCGCGACCCTGCCGGGACGCATCATCCTGGTCGGCAACGAAACCGGGCTGGGGGTGGTGCCGCTGGGCGAGCTGACCCGTCGCTACGTGGACGAGGCCGGCTGGTTGCATCAGGCGCTGGCCGAGCGGGCACAGCGGGTGGCGTTCTGCGTGGCAGGGCTGCCGATGATCTTGAAGGGAGAGGCGCTATGA
- a CDS encoding DUF4824 family protein has product MKPLTPRPTLLAALALILAVNAAALAGAWYNRSGEPDSRLTLGPRELAGLPSYPRGENSGQALHLQWRMPPGADADNGRHDRSLSEAQMRKLGFRAPEAQDCQPRCRHQAARLALVVLELDGPAYHETLRRHRELLEQARQSLAAQPDSADLQQLARQRQQQLEELLRDTRLYAVAVGRDRDALRQRYPDRRRHAIVQGLVRPVLHDHPPHLRGYLDELSVERINVPKPWHDALRGLQSRTQDNRTTPDLRIELAFGQRLEPWISAVETVAP; this is encoded by the coding sequence ATGAAGCCCCTGACGCCACGCCCCACCCTGCTCGCCGCGCTGGCGCTGATCCTGGCGGTCAACGCCGCCGCTCTGGCCGGCGCCTGGTACAACCGCAGCGGCGAGCCGGACAGCCGCCTGACGCTCGGCCCGCGCGAGCTGGCCGGCCTGCCGAGCTATCCGCGCGGGGAGAACAGCGGCCAGGCCCTGCACCTGCAGTGGCGCATGCCACCGGGCGCCGATGCCGACAACGGACGCCACGACCGTTCGCTGAGCGAGGCGCAGATGCGCAAGCTGGGATTTCGCGCGCCGGAGGCGCAGGACTGCCAGCCGCGCTGCCGGCATCAGGCCGCGCGGCTGGCCCTGGTGGTGCTGGAGCTGGACGGCCCGGCCTACCACGAGACGCTGCGCCGACACCGGGAGCTCCTCGAACAGGCCCGCCAGAGCCTCGCGGCGCAGCCCGACAGTGCCGACCTGCAGCAGCTCGCCCGGCAGCGCCAGCAGCAGCTGGAGGAGCTGCTGCGCGACACCCGCTTGTATGCGGTGGCGGTCGGCCGCGACCGCGACGCCCTGCGCCAGCGCTATCCGGACCGGCGCCGCCACGCCATCGTCCAGGGTCTGGTACGTCCCGTCCTGCACGACCATCCGCCGCACCTGCGCGGCTACCTCGACGAGCTGAGCGTCGAGCGGATCAACGTGCCGAAGCCCTGGCACGATGCCCTGCGCGGTCTGCAGAGCCGCACGCAGGACAACCGGACGACGCCCGATCTGCGCATAGAGCTGGCCTTCGGCCAGCGTCTGGAGCCCTGGATCAGCGCCGTCGAGACGGTCGCGCCTTGA
- a CDS encoding cobyric acid synthase, with amino-acid sequence MTTLMVQGTTSDAGKSTLVTALCRWLARQGVAVAPFKPQNMALNSAVTADGGEIGRAQAVQAQAAHLAPHTDMNPVLLKPSSDTGAQVIIHGRAVTRMDAAAYHDYKRVAMQAVLDSHRRLDAQYSVVMVEGAGSPAEINLRAGDIANMGFAEAVDCPVILIADIDKGGVFAHLVGTLELLSPSEQARVQGFVINRFRGDLALLQPGLDWLEQRTGKPVLGVLPYLHDLHLEAEDAIDVRQVDKREERLKVVVPVLPRISNHTDFDPLRLHPQVELSFVGPGQSIPPADLIVLPGSKSVRADLAHLRAQGWEDAIRRHLRYGGKVLGICGGLQMLGGEIADPLGLEGAPGSSRGLGLLEIDTVLEADKQLRNVRGRLVLEDAEVSGYEIHAGVSRGADLERAAVQLDDGRCDGALSADGQVLGTYLHGLFETPAACAALLRWSGLRAVEMPDYHALRERDIERLADLVEAHLDTARLRALCGLAR; translated from the coding sequence ATGACCACCCTGATGGTGCAGGGCACCACCTCCGACGCCGGCAAGAGCACCCTGGTGACCGCGCTGTGCCGCTGGCTGGCGCGCCAGGGCGTCGCCGTGGCGCCGTTCAAGCCGCAGAACATGGCGCTCAACTCGGCAGTCACCGCCGATGGCGGCGAGATCGGTCGCGCCCAGGCGGTGCAGGCCCAGGCCGCCCATCTGGCGCCGCATACCGACATGAACCCGGTGCTGCTCAAGCCGAGCAGCGACACCGGCGCCCAGGTGATCATCCACGGCCGCGCCGTCACCCGCATGGATGCCGCCGCCTACCACGACTACAAGCGCGTCGCCATGCAGGCGGTGCTCGACTCGCACCGGCGCCTCGACGCGCAGTATTCGGTGGTGATGGTCGAGGGCGCCGGCTCGCCGGCGGAGATCAACCTGCGCGCCGGCGACATCGCCAACATGGGCTTCGCCGAGGCAGTGGACTGCCCGGTGATCCTCATCGCCGACATCGACAAGGGCGGCGTGTTCGCCCATCTGGTCGGCACTCTCGAACTGCTCAGCCCATCCGAGCAGGCGCGGGTGCAAGGCTTCGTGATCAACCGCTTCCGCGGCGATCTGGCCCTGCTGCAGCCCGGCCTCGACTGGCTGGAGCAGCGTACCGGCAAGCCGGTGCTCGGCGTGCTGCCCTACCTGCACGACCTGCACCTGGAGGCCGAGGACGCCATCGACGTGCGCCAGGTCGACAAGCGCGAGGAACGTCTCAAGGTGGTGGTGCCGGTGCTGCCGCGGATCAGCAACCACACCGACTTCGACCCGTTGCGCCTGCACCCGCAGGTGGAGCTGAGTTTCGTCGGCCCCGGCCAGTCCATTCCGCCGGCCGATTTGATCGTGCTGCCCGGCTCGAAGAGCGTGCGCGCCGATCTCGCCCACCTGCGCGCGCAGGGCTGGGAGGATGCCATCCGCCGTCACCTGCGCTACGGCGGCAAGGTCCTCGGCATCTGCGGCGGGCTGCAGATGCTCGGCGGCGAGATCGCCGACCCGCTCGGCCTGGAAGGAGCGCCGGGGAGCAGTCGCGGTCTCGGCCTGCTGGAGATCGACACCGTGCTGGAAGCCGACAAGCAGCTGCGCAACGTGCGCGGCCGCCTGGTGCTGGAGGATGCCGAGGTCAGCGGCTACGAGATTCACGCCGGGGTCAGTCGCGGCGCTGACCTCGAACGCGCGGCGGTGCAGCTGGACGACGGCCGCTGCGACGGCGCCCTCAGTGCCGACGGCCAGGTGCTCGGTACCTACCTGCACGGCCTGTTCGAGACGCCCGCGGCCTGCGCCGCGCTGCTGCGCTGGTCCGGTCTGCGCGCGGTGGAGATGCCCGACTACCACGCCCTGCGCGAGCGCGACATCGAGCGCCTGGCCGATCTGGTCGAGGCGCATCTGGATACCGCGCGGCTGCGCGCGCTGTGCGGATTGGCGCGGTGA
- the cobD gene encoding threonine-phosphate decarboxylase CobD yields the protein MLEHGGRLRATAQRYGIPLADWLDLSTGIAPEPWPLPSIPLEVWARLPEDDDGLEAAACAAYGARHALAVAGSQAAIQTLPQLLPGGRVGVLAPSYAEHAQAWQRAGHELVRLSAAAIDAALDDLDALVLANPNNPTGERFAVAQLLDWHARLAARGGLLLVDEAFADCTPELSLAAHSDRPGLVVLRSFGKFFGLAGVRLGFVLAAPTLLARLREALGPWPVSGPARALGLQALGTGQAGARRRRAAELQRQGAALAGLLRAHDLPPAGGTALFQWLPYPDAAALHDFLARRGILVRLFNEPTSLRFGLPGSDADWQRLAQALAEYRQP from the coding sequence ATGCTTGAACATGGCGGTCGGCTGCGTGCGACGGCGCAGCGCTACGGCATTCCCCTGGCCGACTGGCTGGACCTGTCCACCGGCATCGCCCCCGAGCCCTGGCCGCTGCCGTCGATCCCGCTGGAGGTCTGGGCGCGCCTGCCCGAGGACGACGACGGCCTCGAAGCGGCCGCCTGCGCTGCCTACGGCGCCCGTCATGCGCTGGCGGTAGCCGGCAGCCAGGCGGCGATCCAGACGCTGCCGCAGCTGCTGCCGGGCGGCCGGGTCGGCGTGCTGGCGCCGAGCTACGCCGAACACGCCCAGGCCTGGCAGCGCGCCGGCCATGAGCTGGTGCGCCTGTCCGCGGCGGCCATCGACGCGGCGCTCGACGATCTGGACGCGCTGGTGCTGGCCAATCCCAACAACCCCACCGGCGAGCGCTTCGCCGTCGCGCAACTGCTCGACTGGCACGCGCGGCTGGCGGCGCGCGGTGGCCTGCTGCTGGTCGACGAGGCCTTCGCCGACTGCACGCCGGAACTCAGCCTGGCCGCGCACAGCGACAGGCCGGGGCTGGTGGTGCTGCGCTCGTTCGGCAAGTTCTTCGGCCTGGCCGGCGTGCGCCTGGGCTTCGTGCTGGCCGCGCCGACGCTGCTGGCGCGGCTGCGCGAGGCGCTCGGTCCCTGGCCGGTCAGCGGTCCGGCCCGGGCGCTCGGTCTGCAGGCGCTGGGCACCGGACAGGCCGGCGCCCGCCGGCGCCGCGCCGCCGAGCTGCAGCGCCAGGGCGCCGCGCTGGCCGGGCTGCTGCGTGCCCACGACCTGCCGCCTGCCGGCGGCACCGCGCTGTTCCAGTGGCTGCCGTACCCCGATGCGGCCGCGCTGCACGACTTCCTCGCCCGCCGCGGCATCCTCGTGCGCCTGTTCAACGAGCCAACCAGCCTGCGCTTCGGCCTGCCGGGCAGCGACGCCGACTGGCAGCGCCTGGCCCAGGCCTTGGCCGAGTACCGCCAGCCATGA